A window of the Lactuca sativa cultivar Salinas chromosome 7, Lsat_Salinas_v11, whole genome shotgun sequence genome harbors these coding sequences:
- the LOC111891012 gene encoding uncharacterized protein At4g22160, producing MADKSNSNLNSSNDDVDRYRRVNQAVVDVEFTSDDEGWSSESFGSSRWSVAASLRDLAESMMRREVAELEMMKVREAARIEAENRRLERETELTEMLLKTQLQITSFLCSRTSDRKRKRDEEDDGVSPGSVQREGAMLLSLLQFNLGM from the exons ATGGCAGATAAATCAAATTCGAACCTGAACTCCAGCAACGACGACGTAGATCGCTACCGTCGAGTAAACCAGGCAGTCGTCGACGTTGAATTCACCTCCGACGATGAAGGATGGAGTTCCGAAAGCTTCGGATCGTCGCGGTGGAGTGTGGCGGCGAGTTTACGTGATCTTGCTGAGAGTATGATGAGGCGGGAAGTGGCGGAATTGGAGATGATGAAGGTAAGGGAGGCGGCGAGGATTGAGGCGGAGAATCGGAGATTGGAGAGGGAAACGGAGTTGACAGAGATGTTGTTGAAGACTCAGTTGCAGATTACGTCGTTTTTATGTTCACGAACAAGTGATCGGAAAAGGAAGCGGGATGAAGAAGACGACGGTGTCTCGCCGGGCTCCGTTCAAAG GGAAGGAGCAATGCTGCTAAGCTTACTTCAATTCAATTTAGGCAtgtga
- the LOC111890939 gene encoding plant UBX domain-containing protein 4 codes for MTSRDKKPAKPSTSRPGGIRTLSDLNRPTANDSDSDSDGPQEYYTGGEKSGMLVQDPNKRNDVDEIFNQARQLGGVEGPMENLRPSSSRSFTGTGRLLTGEPVPAAPEQPQNVVHNIVFWRNGFTVNDGPLRRLDDPENAPFLESIRKSECPRELEPADRRSSVHVNLIRRDENRPEPVVATQVAFQGVGRTLGGSNNNNNNTDETNTSNTATDTPPVTSSSPSGGLVLDTTLPSTSIQLRLADGTRMIAHFNHHHTVADIRAFINASRPDGSRTYQLQTVGFPPKQLTDPTQTIDQAGLANSVVIQKI; via the exons ATGACCTCGCGCGATAAGAAGCCGGCTAAACCCTCAACCAGTCGACCCGGTGGTATTCGGACCCTCTCCGATTTGAATCGCCCCACTGCTAATGATTCTGACAGCGACTCCGATGGCCCTCAGGAGTACTATACCGGTGGCGAAAAGAG TGGTATGCTTGTCCAAGATCCTAATAAGAGAAATGATGTGGATGAAATATTCAACCAAGCAAGACAATTAGGTGGTGTTGAAGGGCCCATGGAAAATCTTCGCCCCTCAAGTTCAAGAAGTTTTACGGGCACCGGGCGGTTACTGACCGGTGAGCCTGTCCCAGCTGCCCCTGAGCAACCACAAAATGTTGTACACAACATTGTCTTTTGGAGAAACGGTTTTACTGTAAATGATGGACCTTTGAGAAGGTTGGATGACCCTGAAAATGCACCTTTCCTTGAA AGCATCAGGAAATCCGAGTGTCCAAGAGAGCTTGAGCCTGCAGATAGAAGATCCTCGGTTCATGTCAATTTGATAAGAAGGGATGAGAATCGTCCA GAACCAGTGGTGGCAACCCAAGTTGCATTTCAAGGAgtaggaagaaccctaggcggcagtaacaacaacaacaacaacacagaTGAAACAAACACTTCCAATACTGCCACCGACACGCCGCCAGTCACCTCCTCCTCCCCTTCTGGCGGCCTGGTTCTGGACACCACCCTACCATCAACCTCAATCCAGCTCCGGTTAGCTGATGGGACCCGCATGATTGCCCACTTTAACCATCATCATACTGTTGCAGATATTCGAGCCTTCATCAATGCATCCAGGCCAGATGGTTCAAGGACTTATCAGCTTCAGACAGTTGGGTTCCCACCTAagcaactcactgatccgactcAGACCATTGACCAGGCTGGCCTTGCTAACTCGGTTGTCATCCAGAAAATCTAA